The genomic interval GCCGCGTCTGCCCGATCCCCTGGATTTGCCGGAGATACAGCTGCTGGTAGCGCAGGAGCTGCTGGTTTTCGATAACTTGCGTGGCACCCTGCGCATCATCGTCCACGCCGATCCCGCCGAGCGCCACGCCTACGAGCGTGCCCGAGCGCGGGTGGAGGCCCTCGCCGCCACGCTTCGCGATGGCTCGCCCGTGCCGCCGGCCGCGGCAACGCGCAAGGGACGTGTGCGTGAGGAGGATTATCGCGCGAGCTTCAGTCGGGAGGCCTACATGGCCGCCGTCGAGCGAATCCGTGACTACATTGCCGCGGGGGACGTGATGCAGGTGGTGCCCTCGCAGCGCCTCAGCATCCCGCTGGAGGCCCATCCCCTCGACCTTTACCGCGCCCTGCGCGGCGTCAATCCCTCGCCCTACCTTTTTTACCTGGATCTGGGCAAGACCCAGCTGGTGGGCTCCTCTCCGGAGATCCTCGTCCGGGTGGAGGATGGTCGAGTGACCGTGCGCCCCATCGCGGGCACCCGCCCCCGAGGCGTTGATCTGGAGCACGATCTCGCCCTGGAGCAGGAACTGCTGGCGGATGCCAAGGAGCGGGCCGAGCACCTCATGCTCATCGATCTGGCTCGCAACGATGTGGGGAGGATTGCCGAGGTGGGCAGCGTTCACCTGGACGAATCCTTCGGTATCGAACGCTATTCCCACGTCATGCACATCGTCTCGGAGGTTTCGGGGCGCCTGCGTCCGGGTTTGGACGCCATGGACGCCCTGCGCGCCGCCTTCCCCGCCGGGACCGTCTCCGGTGCCCCCAAAATCCGCGCCATGGAGATCATCCGTGAGCTGGAGCCCGTGTCCCGCGGGATTTACGCCGGTGCCGTGGGTTACTGGGGCTTCAACGGCAATCTGGACACCTGCATCGCCATCCGCACCGGGGTGGTACAGGATGGCGAGCTGCACATCCAGGCCGGTGGTGGCATCGTCGCCGATTCCAAACCTGCCAGCGAGTGGGAGGAGACCATGAACAAGCGCCGCGCCATGTTCCGCGCCGTCGATCTGGCGGAGAATGGTCTGGATCCTGAGGTGGGGGTGCAGCGATGATCCTCATGATCGACAACTACGACAGCTTCACCTACAACCTGGTGCAGTACTTTGGTGAGTTGGGGGAACGGCTGGAGGTCGTGCGCAACGACGCCCTCAGCATTGCCGATATCGAGGCCATGCAGCCCGAGCGCATCTGCATCTCACCGGGTCCCTGCACCCCGGCGCAGGCCGGTATCTCTCTGGAAGTCATCCGCCATTTTGCCGGACGACTCCCCATCCTCGGGGTCTGTCTTGGCCACCAGGCCATCGGCGAAGCCTTTGGCGGACGCGTCGTCCGCGCGCCGGAGGTGGTGCACGGCAAGACCTCGCCCATCTTCCACGACGATAAGGGCATCTTTGCCGGTCTGCCCAAACCCTTCACGGCAACCCGTTATCACTCCCTCATCGTCGCCCGGGACGATCTCCCGAGCGAGCTCGAGGTCACCGCCTGGACCGAGGATGGACTCATCATGGGCCTGCGCCACCGCCGCTTTGCCGTGGAGGGGGTGCAGTTCCATCCGGAGTCCATTCTCAGCGAATGCGGCAAGGAACTCCTCGCCCACTTCTGCAAGGTCCGGGAGGCAAGCCGTGCAGGCGCGTGAGGTGCTGGAAAGACTCATCGCCCACCGCGACCTGTCCAGCAGCGAGGCGCAGGCCATTTTTGACGCGATCATGTCGGGTTCGTGGACACCTGCCCAGATTGGCGCGCTTCTGGTGGCGCTGCGCATGAAAGGTGAGCGTGTGGAAGAACTGGTGGGCGCTACCCGCGCTCTGCGCGCACATATGCTGCGGGTGGAGGTGGGTACCGAGCATCTCGTCGATACCTGCGGCACTGGTGGCGACGCCCGCAACACCTTCAACATCTCCACCCTCGCCGCCATCGTCGCTGCTGCCGCTGGCGCGCGGGTGGCCAAGCACGGTAACCGTGCCGTCTCCGGTCGCAGCGGCAGCGCCGACGTGCTGGAGGCGGCGGGCCTGTGCCTCGATCTCACACCGACGCAGGTGGCCGCCTGCATCGACGCTGTGGGTATCGGCTTCCTCTTTGCACCCAGCCACCACGGTGCCATGCGCCACGCCGTTGGCCCCCGGCGGGAGCTGGGCATCCGCTCCCTGTTCAATCTCATGGGTCCCCTGAGCAATCCTGCCGGCGCACCGCACCAGGTCCTCGGCGTGTTTGCCGATGCCTGGCTGATGCCCGTGGCGGAGGCGGCCAAGGAGCTGGGGGGGCGGCACGTCCTCGTGGTGCACGGCCACGATGGTCTGGACGAGATCAGTATCAGCGGCCCCACGGAGGTGGCTGAGGTACGGGAGGACGGCAGCATCCGCCGCTTTCGACTGCAGCCTGGAGACTTCGGCATCGCACCGGCGCCCCTGGAGGTGCTGCAGATTCGCGACACGCACGAGGCCCTGGCGGCCTTTCACGAGGTGCTCTCGGGCAAGCCGGGGGCACGTCAGGATGTGGTCGCCCTCAATGCCGGTGCGGCCCTCTACGCCGCCGATGTGGTGGACGATCTCTCCGAGGCGGTGGCACAGGCGCGCGCTGCCCTGGTCTCGGGAGCTGCCCGCGAACGTTGGGAGCGTCTGCGCTCCTTTGCCGCAAGGAGTTGAGCCGTGATGGATACCCTCCAGGAAATTCTCCAGCACAAGGCCACGGAAGTGGCGGCGCGACGTCAGCGTCTGGGCCTTGCCGAGCTGCAGTCGGCGGCGGCCCTTGCGGCACCGCCGCGGGATTTCGTCGGCGCCTTGCGCCAGCCCCAGGCGACGGGGGCGGCGGCGGTCATCGCCGAGATCAAGAAAGCTTCTCCCTCGGCCGGGGTCATCCGTGAAAATTTCAACCCCGTGGAGATCGCCCGCGACTACGCTGCTCACGGTGCCGCCTGCCTTTCGGTATTGACGGACGAGCGTTTTTTTCAGGGTAACGACAGCTACCTCACGGCGGCGCGCTCGGCGGTGAACCTGCCGGCCCTGCGCAAGGATTTCTGCATCGATCCCTATCAGGTCTGGGAGGCGCGCGCCATCGGTGCCGATGCCATCCTGCTCATCGTCGCAGCCCTCGGCGACGATACCCTGCGTGAGCTGGAGGCCCTTGCCCTGGATCTGGGCATGGCCGTCCTGGTGGAAGTGCACGACGCCCAGGAACTGCGGCGCGCCCTGGCTCTGCGCAGTCCCCTCTTGGGCATCAACAATCGCGACCTGCGCAGTTTCACCACCTCCATCCAGCGCAGCATCGACCTGTTGCCCGCCATTCCCGAGGATCGCCTGGTGATCAGCGAAAGTGGCATCCGCAGCCCGGAGGACGTTGCCACCCTGCGCGCTCGCGGCATCCACGCGTTCCTGGTGGGGGAGGCGCTGATGCGCGAGGACGCTCCCGGAAAGGCCCTGGCGCAACTGTTTGCCTAAAGACGACCGTGGTATGGTAAAGTCTGGAATGCGGTAACTCAGGGAGCAAGGACATGAAGGCAGAGGTTCGGTGGTCTGGTCCCGGACACATGAGTTTCCTGGCCCATGCCGATAGCGGTCATGCCCTGGTCATGGATGGCGCCGCCGATATCGGCGGTAAGAATCTCGGGCCACGGCCCATGGAGTTGCTGCTCATGGGTCTGGGCGGCTGCTCCAGTATCGACGTGGTCATGATCCTGCAAAAATCCCGGCAGGATGTGCGCGACTGTGTGGTGCAGCTGCAGGCGCAGCGCGCCGACAGCGACCCCAAGGTCTTCACGGCCATTCACCTGCATTATGTGGTGACGGGCCGAGATCTCGATCCGCGCCGGGTCGAGCACGCCATTGGCCTTTCTGCGGAAAAATACTGCTCGGCCAGTATCATGCTGGGTAAAACGGCACAAATCACACACGATTTCGAGATACGGAGCCTGGAGTGCTAGGGCCGGATCTTGGCGAACTGGGGGGACTCCCATGCTCCTGAGCAAAACCAGCGAATACGCTCTGCAGGCACTCATCTATCTCGCTGCCCAGCCCTCGGGCGAACCGGTATTGAGCCGCGATATCTCGGACTATCTGCGGGTGCCGGCGCAGTACCTGGCCAAGATCCTCCAGGTTCTGGCCAAAAGAGGGGTTCTCGACTCCTACAAAGGTCGCGGCGGCGGTTTCGTCCTGCGGCCCGGTGCCGAACAGATGAATATTCTGGAGGTGGTGGAGATGGTGGAGGGCGCACCCTTTGGCCAAGGCTGCGTGCTCGGCCTCAAGGCCTGTGCCGATGAGACCGCCTGCCCCGTGCACTATGCCTGGAAACCCCTCAAGGCGCAGGTGGTGGAGCTTTTGGGTAAACAGACCATCGGCAGCATGGCCGAGGCGGTACGCGCTGGCCGCTATCGCATCCACCTGCCGGGCGGCAACGACCTCCAGCTACGTGCCTTGCCCGGTCGGGATGTCTACTCGGGCTAGGGCCAGCGTCACACCCACAGTGCGCCACGGGTCATGATCTTGGATAGGCCGCGCAAGGCCGTTTCGCTCCAGACCGGCAGGGGCTGAGCCCCCAAGTTTTCGGCCTTGTCTGCGTGCGCGATCTCGTCTTGGCGCATCTGCTCCAGAATCTTGCGACTGCGCTCGTCCTCCGGCGGGAGCAGAGCCAGGTGCTCGTCGAGGTGCTTCTCGACCAGATGCTCCACGGCCACCACGAGACCCAGGTTGCTGCCGCGACCACGCCGCGCCGCCGCAAAACCCATGCCCCAGCCGACGCCGTACCAGATGGGACCGAGCAGACTGGGATGGCTGCGCAGCTCGCGCAGGCGGTCCTCACACCAACGCAGGTGATCCTCCTCTTCTCGCCGCGCTTGCAGGAGTTCGCTGCGTAGCTGCGGATCGTCGGTTCCGGCTGCCTGACCCGTGTACAGCGCCTGGGCCATGACCTCGCCCGTGTGATTGACGCGCATGAGACGACCGGCGCGTCGCCGCTGCCAGGGCCGCAAAAGGGAGTCCCGCGTACCCCGTGCGGGGTTGCTGCGGCCACTACCGGGGCTCTGACCGGCCAGGGTGCGCAGGGCGTTATCGAAGTTGGCGATGATCCGTTCGGTGAGCATGGCGGGCAACCTCTGCCTGAGACGTGGAGATTGGGTTATCATGGGTGCAGCGTCCAGAGGGGTCAAGATCGTGTCCGAAGCTTTTTATGAGCGCCATCTTTTTATCTGCCTCAATCGCCGGGAGTCGGGCGAGCAGGCCTGCAACAACAGCGATATAGCCGAGCGCGCCTTTCACAGCGCCAAGCGGCACGCCAAGACGCTGGGTATCCACGGTGCGGGCAAGGTGCGGGTCAATCGCAGTGGCTGTCTGGGTCGCTGCAGCGAAGGACCCACCGCCGTCGTCTATCCCGATGGCGTCTGGTACACCTACGTGGATGAGGACGACCTCATCGAGATCGTCGAGTCGCACCTGCGCGATGGTCACCCCGTCGAGCGTCTACGGATCTGATGCTGCCCATCGATCGTACCCACCTCTACGACGGCAAGGAGCTCGAGCTCGAGTGTGTCGGCGAGCGCGTGTTCATTCCGGGGCCTGTCGGGCTCCTGGAGGGCTTGACCGCCTGTCCGGAGCGGGAAACCCGGCGCGCCGTGGCCGTGATCCTGCACCCGCATCCCCTCTACGGTGGTACCCTCAACAATAAGGTGGTGCACTATCTGAGTCGATCCTGCAACCGTCTGGGCATCCCTTCCCTTCGCTTCAACTTTCGCGGCGTGGGTGAGAGTGGCGGGCACTACGACGACGGTCGCGGTGAAACGGATGACTGCCTTGCGGTCCTCGACTGGGTGGCGCAGCGGCGCCCGGGCTTCTCCATCTGGTTGGCGGGTTTTTCCTTCGGCGCCTACGTCGCCTACCGGGCGGCACGGGATCCGCGGGTGCGGCAGCTCATTACCGTGGCGCCGCCCGTGAACCTCTTCGATTTCACCGGCCTGCCGGAGCCACAATGCCCGTGGATGGTCATTCAGGGGGAGTCGGACGAACTGGTGCCTGCAGATGCCGTATGGTCTTGGCTGGACAGTCTGCCCGTTGACCCCGAGCGCGTTTCCTTACCGGCGGACCACTTCTTCCACGGCCGGCTGGCGACCATCGAGGCCGCCCTTCTGGAGCGCTTCCAGGCCGATCCCGCTGGCGAAGGCGATGGACGTGACTGTGCCTTCGAACTTTCTCGAGGCTGAGGGACTCTACAAGGCCTATTCGGGTCGGCCGGTCCTGCAGAATTTTGGACTACGGATTCGCACCGGCGAGTGCTACGTCCTCGTGGGTCCCAATGGCGCTGGCAAAAGTACCTGCATCCGTGGCATTCAGGGCATCACGCCACTGGACGCGGGAGAGATCCGTATCGCCGGTCAGCCCGTGCAGAGTCTACCCCATGGCGGTCGATATACCCTGGGGGTGGTGCCGCAAGAGGACAATCTCGATCCCGACTTTACCGTTGCCGAGAACCTCTGGGTCTACGGCCGCTATTTCGCCTTGCCGCGGGCGAGCATCCGCCGCCGCACGAGCGAGCTTCTGGAATTCATGCTCCTCGCCGATTATGCGCACAAGCCCATCGCTGCCCTTTCGGGGGGCATGAAGCGGCGCCTGACCATCGCCCGCGCCCTCATCCACGAGCCACGCCTGATTCTCCTCGACGAGCCCAGCACCGGTCTCGACCCCCAGGCGCGTCACCTCATCTGGCAAAAGCTGCGGGAATTGAAGCGCCAAGGAGTCACCCTGCTGCTCACCACCCACTACATGGATGAGGCGGAACGCCTTGCCGATCGGGTGGGTATCATCGACCACGGGCGGATATTGGACGAGGCGCCACCAGCGGAACTCATCGCCCGCCACATCCCACCCATGGTTCTGGAACTGCGACGGCTGGACGGCAGTAGGCCGGACCCCGAGGACTGGCATGTGGGACGGGTGGCGGCGGCGGAGCGTGTGGGCGACACGCTCCTGCTCTACGGGGCGGATCTGGCTGGCGTGCATCGGCATTTTGCCGAGCTTGGTGGTCTGCAGCTACTTCTGCGTAACGCCAACCTGGAGGATGTCTTCCTGCGTCTGACGGGACGGGATCTGCGTGAGGGCGACCGCGAGTGAGCACCTGGCGCCATTACCTGCCGGGCTGGGCCTGCTGGGCCCTGGTCGCGCGCAACTTTCGCGTGTGGCGCAAGCTGTGGTTACCGAGCCTCCTGGGCAATTTCGGCGACCCGCTCCTCTATCTGCTGGCCCTGGGCTACGGTCTTGGCCATTTTGTCGGGCGGATCGAGGGCATGTCCTACATCACCTTCATCGCCTCGGGCATCGTCGCTAGTTCGGTCATGAATACGGCGACCTTCGAGGGGCTCTATTCCGCCTTTACTCGCATGAGCGTGCAGAAGACCTACGCGGCCATCCTCGCCACTCCCCTGGAGGTGAGCGATGTCCTCGCCGGCGAGATGCTCTGGTCTGCGCTCAAGGGAACCATCAGTGCCGTCGCCATCATCGTCGTGGCCAGCTTTTTCGGGGCGATCCACTGGGCTGGCGTGCCCTGGGCGCTACCGGTCATCCTCCTGTCGGGCATGGCCTTTGCTGCCATTGCCCTGACGGTGACCGCCATTTCCCGAAGCTACGACTTTTTCATGTATTACTTCACCCTGGTGGTGACGCCCATGTTCCTCTTCTGCGGCGTGTTCTATCCCCTGAAAACCCTGCCTACCCTCGGCCAGACCATTGCGCAATTCCTCCCCCTCACCCACGCCGTGGCCCTGCTGCGGCCGTGGCTCACTGGCCACTGGCCAACGGATATCGCCCTGCACCTGGCGGTGCTGGCAGGCTACACGGTGGTGGGCTATACCCTCGCTATCCTTCTGTTGCGGCGCAGGTTGCTGGTATGATCGCGGTGTCGGTCCCTTTGCGCAGAGCGTTCCACAGGGATACTATGAACGAGCTGATTCTGTGGAACTTTTATCGGACGTTCAGGTCTTATCCTTCGAAACGGGGGGCGATCGGTTTCGACACAGGTCGCGAAGCCTTCGGTGCGTGCAGAGCTGCGGTTTGCTCTTAAAACTGGTCGCAACGCTATAATTGCCAACGACAGCAATTACGCCCTCGCTGCTTAAGCAGTGAGCCCTCCGCCCGGGTTCGTCCGCGGACGCGGTGGCCGCAAGGCCTGCGGGGGGTCGACAAACGCGGAATCGCGCTGGGTCTGTCCGCTGACCCAGCGTTAAAACAAGCGGACTCGCATTCTGGGAATCCTGTCCGTCGGAGTCCCGGAGTGTCAAAGCAAAAAGACGGACTACGCATGTAGAACCGGGGGTCTAGGTCCTGTGGACGCGGGTTCGATTCCCGCCGCCTCCACCATTTACCCAAGGCCAACCCTTATCGGTTGGCCTTTTTTCTTGCGCGTTCCCCGCGTGTTGGCGCGTGTTCACGGCGTGATCTTGCGGACGCAGCCTTTGAGCTCGGACCGCCTTCGCCCCTCACGGCCTCTCTGTTCTCTGTTTTTCGCTCAGTGTCCGTGGAGGACTCCGGGGACCTGTACGTGCTCCATCAAGGACTTAGCGGCGCCGGTTGCAGTCGGCAACTGCCCGGCGGCGGCGACCGAGAGAGATCGTCAGGCCGCAAAAAGGCCGCCCGAAGGCGGCGGCGATGTGATGACAGGGCCCGTCAGGGCATCGAGGCCAGCACCCGGATCTGCTCGGCCCAGCCATAGGGCCACGGGCGCCCCAGCAGTCGCTCGACGGGGAGTTCGGGGGTGGCGGCGAGGCGCTCCACCAACTCGGGGGCCAGCAGGGTCAGCCGCATAAGGCGATGGACCTGCGAGACGTCCATCCCCTCGGCTTTGGCGATCTCGGCCGCCGAGGCAACCCTTCCCTCGGTGAGCAGCCGCTGCCAGTGGTGCGCCAGCCCAAGCGCTCGCAGGAGAGCGGTGTCCGGGATCTCGGTGCGCACGGGAGCGGCCCAGGTCGAGTGCGCCTCGACGGCCGTCCGGACCCCAGGTGGTGGGATCACCGCGCGCCGGGTGCCACGCTGGACGAGCCGCCAGGGCACGAAGGTTTCCAGTTTCACGCCGCCCGCCGGCGTCGGCAGTTTCTGGGTGACCGGCGCTCCCTCGATGCGTCCCCGGTGCTTCGTGCTCACGCTTTCTCCTCGAAGCGCCGCACGATCTCGCGCTGGGCCGCCCAGTCCACCGGCAGCGGGTGGCGCTGGAACCAGATCAGGCTCATCCGGCGTGGCTGCCGCCCGGCCATCAGCATCTCGACGATGTCGGGCGCGAGCAGCGTCAGGCGCAGCAGCTCGTTGACCACCGAGTGGTGCAGCCCTTCGGCACGCGCGATGGCCGAGCCGCTGGGCATCGCGCCGCTGTCCAGCAGCCGTTGCCAGTGGAAGGCCCGCGCCATCCCTTCGATGAGCGTGCTGTCGTGCGCGTCCCGGTCCTCGGCCTGGTGCTGAACCAGCCGGCGCACGCCGCGCCGCCGCAGGGTCAGCGGCACGAAGGTCTCGAGCGTCCCGTCCTTCATGCCTCGACCTCCAGCAGCTCGGCGCCGATGCTCCTGGGCGCGAACTCGCCGATCAAGGCGTCCCAGCCCAGTTCGCGCCACTTCACCCGGATGCCCTGCATCTCGGCGGTGTGGACGAGATCGATGCGCTCGATCATCAGGTTGGCGATGCGGTGCTGCTCAACCGGGAAGAGCTGATCCCACACGTCGTTGAGGCGGCCCATCGCCATCACGACCGTGGCCTCGTCGATCGGTGCGCCCTGGCGTTGGACGTGACGCACGACCGCTGCAATGGATTCGGGGCTGGTCAGCACGGTGCGGATCTGGGCTACGACTGCCGCCTCAATCTCCCCGGCGGGCAGGCGCTCGTAACTCTTGCCCGGCGCGCCGAAGCGACTCTCGGACTTGGAGACGTAGTAGTGATACTTGCGTCCGTTTTTGCGCGAGTAGGTCGGGTACATGCGTTCGCCCGAAGGGGCATAGAGCAGTCCCCGTAGCAAGGCGTCGGTGCGTGACCGGATCTTGGTCTCCACAGAGCGCGCGTGGCTGTCGCGGGCCAGCACCGCGTGAACCTGGTCCCACAGCTGGCGTTCGATGATCGGCTCGTGCACGCCGGGGTACCACTGGCCCCGGCTCGACAGCTCCCCGAGGTAGATGCGGTTGCGCAGCACCTTGTGGATGTACTTCTTGTCGATACGTGTGCCGGTGCGAACCCGCCCGTCCTGCGTCGTCCACGCCTTGGTCGTGATGCCCTCGGCAGTCAGTCGAGCAGCGATCTGGGTCGGCGAACCGATTGAGAGCATCTCCTCGAAGATGCGGCGCACCACGGCCGCCTCGGCTTCGTTGATGACCAGTTGCCGGTTCGCCACGTCGTAGCCCAGTGGCGGCACGCCGCCCATCCACAGCCCCTTCTTCTTGGCCGCGGCGATCTTGTCGCGGATGCGCTCACCGGTGACCTCGCGCTCGAACTGGGCGAAGGACAGCAGGATGTTGAGCGTGAGCCGCCCCATCGAGGTCGTGGTGTTGAATTGCTGGGTCACCGAGACGAAGGACACGCCCTGGCGCTCGAACACCTCGACCATCTTGGAGAAGTCGGCGAGGCTCCTCGTCAGGCGGTCGATCTTGTAGACCACCACGATGTCGATCAGCCCGCGCTGGATATCGGCCATCAGGCGCTTCAAGGCCGGGCGCTCGGTGTTGCCGCCGGAGTAGCCGGGGTCGTCGTAGTCGTCGGCCACCGCAATCCATCCCTCGGCGCGCTGGCTGGCGATGAAGGCGTGCCCGGCTTCCTTTTGCGCATCGATGGAGTTGAACTCCTGGTCGAGCCGCTCGTCCGACGACACCCGGCAGTAGACCGCGCAGCGTTTGCGCGCCTTAGTGGAGGCGATTTCCGTCATCAGGCGCCTCCTTTCAGACCGAAGAACAGCGGGCCGCTCCAATGCTGGCCGGTGATGTGCCGAGCCACCGCCGTCAAGCTCTTGAAGGTGTGGCCCTCGTACTCGAAATGGCCCTCGGCATTGACCGTCACCCGATGCTCGCGCTCGCCCCATTCGCGCAGCAGCACGGTGCCCGGTGCGAAGTCGAACTTGCGCGGGCGCGCGCGCAGTTTGATCTTGGAGTGCTTCGCGCCGATGGCCTCCAGACGCTGGCGCGTTTCGGGGGCCAGTCCGCCGAAAGCTTCTTCCTGCAGCTTATAGGCGATGCGGGATTCGACGTGCGTTCGATTCGGATGTTTGGGCCGGCGTTCGAAGTACCGGTCCCAGATGACCCAGAGCTCGGCCATGGGCAGGTGGCCCAGTTCGGCGATCCGCGCCGCGACGGAAGCTTGTTTCTCGTTCATCACAACTTCTCCTGTTGAGAGGGGGTTGTATGAACGCGCTGGTCGGGCAAGAAGCCAAGGCGAACCGCGCTCTGTTCCAGCCCGGAAGACCCGAGGGTACGGACGATGGCGGCCGCAAGGATGGTGGTGATTTCGCCAGCACGGGCGCTGGCGCTCATCTCTGCCGGAGATGCAAGTTCGAGGTTTGTCATGACGGCTCCAGGGAATCGAAACCGTCACGGATGATGTGCGCAGATTTCCGAAGCGGATCGCAACGCCGATCAATCGGCGCGGCGCGCTGACGCCTCAACGGCGGTCAGACGTCTTCGGTGACTGCTTCGATCGCAGCGCTGCGCGTGTCGCTGTCATCGACGACCACTCGATCGAGTGGGGTCAGCTTCAGCTGCCACGCCCGCGTGCCTGGGACCCTTTCGAGATAGTCGCGCCAGGGCGAGTGCTTGCCGGTGAAGAGGTTGGCCGGAGACGTGCAGCCCGTGCCGGCCATCAGCGCCTTCGTGTTGACGTGGGGCGTTCCTGCGGCCCAGGCCTCCACCAGCCGCTGCAAGACGGCGATCCTTGCTTTGCCCGTGACCCGCCACGGCGCCTTGCCCGGAAGGTACAGCGTCGCCGCGTGACCATCGGGGGCGACCTTGAGCGTCACCGTCGACCCGCCCATGGCCGCCAGTTGCCCGTGGCGATAGGCCACCTTCAGCCGGTCCAGGTCGATGGCGCTGCCGTTGCCCGCATCGGCGAGCACATCCTCGATGGGAATGACGACATTGGTGCCGGCGAATGGCAGCGGCGTCGAGGTCGTCGTCAACACCACGCCCGCCACCGGGCGCGGACGAAGCCTCAGCGCAGCGTCGACTTTCGCGTACGCGCGCTCGTGGGACATCCTGGAGGCGAAGTACAGCGCCACGGCATGGCCGTCGATGTCGATCTCGCCAAGGAACACCGGCTCGTCGTCGAAGTGCCGACTGCGGGGTCCTTTCAAGGCCGATCCCAGCGCCGTGATCAATTCCTCGCGCAACCAGTCCAGCTGCACCTTCCAGCGCCGGGCGAGGCGGGCCGGCATGACCACGTCGTTGCCCGTCAGAGGATCGCGGTAGCGCACGGTGTCGGCATCGGCGCAACGTTCGAGCACCACCTTCATCGGCTCGCCTTCGTCGACGGGGACCGACAGCTCGGCAATGCGCTCGCCTTCGATGAGGATGCCTTCGTCCTGCAGCCGCTCGATGTCGATGCCGAGCTTATGCAGTGCGAAGCCGTCCATCGGGCTGCTGGCGCTCTCCAGAAGCCGGGCCACCTGCGCGATCAGGCTCGGATCGTCCCGCCCGCAGCCCGGGTGCAGCGGTTTGCGCACCCCCAGGGCCTCGAGCAGTTGCATCCCGGCGCGGCGCAGGCGTTGGTCTTTCTCGCCAGCCAGGCTGCAGCGACCGGGCTCGGCCAGCACGATGGCCAGCGGGGTGGCCGCCGTCTCCCCCTCGAACACCAGTTCGGCCACCAGGGTCACACCGAGCAAGGCACCAGGCTGCGCGAAGGGGTGGTTGCCCCAGCGCTCGTCGATCACCTCGTGCAGTTCTGCGCCGCTGTCGATGTGCAGCGTGACGGCGTCCGTGGCATGCCCAAGCAAAGCCTTGGCTTCGGTCAGATACAGCCGCTCGATGCGGCCCCCGTCGATGCGCGGCTTGGTGTCCTTCAGTGGCCGCGCAAAGCGCGACAGATCGTAGCGCGAGCGGTCCAGCGGGCGGTTCGACAAGGGGGCCTTGAAGCCGTGCCGGGACAGCACGTTGGCCAGCGGCGCACGGATGCCCAGTGTCGGGGCAAAGACTTCGACGAGCCCACGATGGGGCGCGTAGATCAGGGTGGCGTCGCGCGCCGGGAAGTAGAAGAAGCTCTTGCGCTGGCGGTTGCGCATCTCCACCGCGGCCACCTGATCGCCGGCGAAACGCACCACGAGGTAGTGCGTCGTCTGGGTCTGGCCTTGCCGGTTCGGCTCCTCCATGGCCACGTGGATGACCTCGCAGGGCTCGGCCAGCCGCATCGCCTCGGTGAGTTGCGCTTCCAGCCGGTCCTTGACCTCATCGTTCCACAGGAAGGGCGGCGCCTCGCCAGGCACGTCGAACGCGTCGTGCAGGCGTTTGAGCCCCTTCAGGTCCTGGGTGTTGACGATGGACTCGGCAGTGTCGAAGAGCTTGATCGAGGCCTCGCTGTGCGTGCGCATCCACACCGCGCGACCGACCTCGCCGCCTTCTTGCGCACGAAACCGTGCGAGCAGGTCCTCGTCGTAGAGCTGCTCGGCGACGGTGGCGAGGATGGCGGCCCCGCGCACGGTGCTCAGGCGCAGCACCCGCAAAGCTTCGCGCTCGGCCGGATCGCGCTGCTCCTTGCGCAGGTGCTTGATGTGCTCGATGAGGGCAGCGCTCAGCCCCTCGTCGGGCTGCGTCCAATCAAACCCGCGCTGCAGTCCCAGGCACTCGGGCAGGCCGGCGAACAGCTTGAGGAC from Acidithiobacillus caldus ATCC 51756 carries:
- a CDS encoding (2Fe-2S) ferredoxin domain-containing protein; this encodes MSEAFYERHLFICLNRRESGEQACNNSDIAERAFHSAKRHAKTLGIHGAGKVRVNRSGCLGRCSEGPTAVVYPDGVWYTYVDEDDLIEIVESHLRDGHPVERLRI
- a CDS encoding alpha/beta hydrolase, which codes for MLPIDRTHLYDGKELELECVGERVFIPGPVGLLEGLTACPERETRRAVAVILHPHPLYGGTLNNKVVHYLSRSCNRLGIPSLRFNFRGVGESGGHYDDGRGETDDCLAVLDWVAQRRPGFSIWLAGFSFGAYVAYRAARDPRVRQLITVAPPVNLFDFTGLPEPQCPWMVIQGESDELVPADAVWSWLDSLPVDPERVSLPADHFFHGRLATIEAALLERFQADPAGEGDGRDCAFELSRG
- a CDS encoding ATP-binding cassette domain-containing protein, with product MDVTVPSNFLEAEGLYKAYSGRPVLQNFGLRIRTGECYVLVGPNGAGKSTCIRGIQGITPLDAGEIRIAGQPVQSLPHGGRYTLGVVPQEDNLDPDFTVAENLWVYGRYFALPRASIRRRTSELLEFMLLADYAHKPIAALSGGMKRRLTIARALIHEPRLILLDEPSTGLDPQARHLIWQKLRELKRQGVTLLLTTHYMDEAERLADRVGIIDHGRILDEAPPAELIARHIPPMVLELRRLDGSRPDPEDWHVGRVAAAERVGDTLLLYGADLAGVHRHFAELGGLQLLLRNANLEDVFLRLTGRDLREGDRE
- a CDS encoding ABC transporter permease, translated to MSTWRHYLPGWACWALVARNFRVWRKLWLPSLLGNFGDPLLYLLALGYGLGHFVGRIEGMSYITFIASGIVASSVMNTATFEGLYSAFTRMSVQKTYAAILATPLEVSDVLAGEMLWSALKGTISAVAIIVVASFFGAIHWAGVPWALPVILLSGMAFAAIALTVTAISRSYDFFMYYFTLVVTPMFLFCGVFYPLKTLPTLGQTIAQFLPLTHAVALLRPWLTGHWPTDIALHLAVLAGYTVVGYTLAILLLRRRLLV
- a CDS encoding recombinase family protein — translated: MTEIASTKARKRCAVYCRVSSDERLDQEFNSIDAQKEAGHAFIASQRAEGWIAVADDYDDPGYSGGNTERPALKRLMADIQRGLIDIVVVYKIDRLTRSLADFSKMVEVFERQGVSFVSVTQQFNTTTSMGRLTLNILLSFAQFEREVTGERIRDKIAAAKKKGLWMGGVPPLGYDVANRQLVINEAEAAVVRRIFEEMLSIGSPTQIAARLTAEGITTKAWTTQDGRVRTGTRIDKKYIHKVLRNRIYLGELSSRGQWYPGVHEPIIERQLWDQVHAVLARDSHARSVETKIRSRTDALLRGLLYAPSGERMYPTYSRKNGRKYHYYVSKSESRFGAPGKSYERLPAGEIEAAVVAQIRTVLTSPESIAAVVRHVQRQGAPIDEATVVMAMGRLNDVWDQLFPVEQHRIANLMIERIDLVHTAEMQGIRVKWRELGWDALIGEFAPRSIGAELLEVEA
- a CDS encoding DUF2924 domain-containing protein; its protein translation is MNEKQASVAARIAELGHLPMAELWVIWDRYFERRPKHPNRTHVESRIAYKLQEEAFGGLAPETRQRLEAIGAKHSKIKLRARPRKFDFAPGTVLLREWGEREHRVTVNAEGHFEYEGHTFKSLTAVARHITGQHWSGPLFFGLKGGA